In a single window of the Portunus trituberculatus isolate SZX2019 chromosome 9, ASM1759143v1, whole genome shotgun sequence genome:
- the LOC123501388 gene encoding 26S proteasome regulatory subunit 6A-B: MSHLEQEPGLQDDDPAMREVRAMSTDDIVSRTRLLENEIRIMRLEQTRITHEIQNQRDKIRENSEKIKVNKTLPYLVSNVIEILDVDPNEYGEEDGANVDLDSQRKGKCAVIKTSTRQTYFLPVIGLVDAETLKPGDLVGVNKDSYLILETLPAEYDSRVKAMEVDERPTEQYSDIGGLDKQIQELIEAVVLPVTHKERFENLGIQPPKGVLLYGPPGTGKTLLARACAAQTKSTFLKLAGPQLVQMFIGDGAKLVRDAFALAKEKAPAIIFIDELDAIGTKRFDSEKAGDREVQRTMLELLNQLDGFSSTTDIKVIAATNRVDILDPALLRSGRLDRKIEFPHPNEEARARIMQIHSRKMNIAQCVNFEELARSTDDFNGAQCKAVCVEAGMIALRRQATTVTHEDFMEAIMEVQAKKKANLNYYA; the protein is encoded by the exons ATGTCTCATCTCGAGCAGGAACCCGGACTGCAGGATGATGAT CCTGCCATGCGTGAGGTGCGAGCCATGTCCACAGATGACATTGTCTCCCGCACGCGCCTCCTGGAGAACGAGATCCGAATCATGAGGCTGGAGCAGACACGGATAACACACGAGATCCAGAACCAACGTGACAAGATACGTGAAAACTCTGAGAAAATCAAAGTGAACAAGACTCTTCCCTATCTGGTGTCCAATGTgattgag ATCCTTGACGTGGATCCCAATGAGTATGGTGAGGAGGACGGGGCAAATGTGGACCTGGACTCACAGCGGAAGGGGAAGTGTGCCGTCATCAAGACATCCACCCGCCAGACTTACTTCCTGCCTGTCATTGGCTTGGTGGACGCCGAGACCCTCAAGCCGGGGGATCTGGTGGGGGTGAACAAGGACTCCTACCTGATCCTGGAGACACTGCCAGCTGAGTACGACTCTCGGGTGAAGGCCATGGAGGTGGACGAGCGACCCACAGAGCAGTACAGCGACATTGGAGGACTGGATAAGCAGATTCAGGAGCTGATTGAGGCAGTGGTGCTCCCTGTAACCCACAAGGAGAGATTTGAGAACTTGG GTATTCAGCCTCCCAAAGGAGTACTGCTATATGGCCCGCCAGGCACAGGTAAGACACTGTTAGCCCGTGCCTGTGCTGCCCAGACCAAGTCCACCTTCCTGAAGCTTGCTGGCCCACAGCTGGTGCAGATGTTCATAGGTGATGGAGCCAAGCTGGTGAGGGATGCCTTTGCACTGGCCAAGGAGAAGGCACCAGCCATCATCTTCATTGACGAGCTAGATGctattg GCACAAAACGGTTTGACAGTGAGAAGGCCGGTGACAGGGAGGTACAGCGCACCATGTTAGAACTTTTGAATCAGCTTGATggtttctcctccaccactgaCATCAAG GTCATTGCTGCCACCAACCGAGTGGACATCCTTGACCCGGCACTGCTGAGATCAGGTCGTCTGGACAGGAAGATCGAGTTCCCTCATCCCAACGAGGAAGCAAGGGCAAGAATCATGCAGATCCATTCCAGGAAAATGAACATTGCACAGTGTGTTAACTTTGAGGAACTGGCACGCTCAACTGATGACTTCAACGGAGCACAGtgcaaggctgtgtgtgtggaggcg ggtATGATTGCACTCCGTCGACAGGCAACCACAGTGACCCACGAAGATTTCATGGAAGCCATCATGGAGGTACAAGCCAAGAAGAAGGCCAATTTGAACTACTATGcctag
- the LOC123501710 gene encoding protein ZBED8-like: protein MISLDKVTFFLYIKKHFNFLAKREAGQNLLQSLQGDFCPMTIPRAKFVTWTEVEMFLDVQKKCDLLEILKSEHFELRLAYLVDIFEIFNQLNLRLQGKDSNLLSHCDSIHAFLAKLELYKKRVSVGKFMMFPSLNEVLADGQLSSTLSKEIMDHLSQLDDEFRRYFPDLSPQHAGLAKNPFLCQVDDVLEDAQEEFIELLHDSTAKNVFQSNSLSSFWCSMMESYPKISDLAVRVLLPFASTYLCESGFSSLLAIKTKSRNKLSVEDDLRCALAATEPRIHELVAQNNHKSPIEKYKGLCAS from the exons ATGATTTCCTTGGACAAG GTCACATTTTTTCTGTACATCAAGAAACATTTCAACTTCCTGGCGAAGAGAGAAGCGGGACAAAATCTCCTGCAGAGTCTGCAGGGAGATTTTTGTCCCATGACCATCCCAAGGGCCAAATTTGTCACATGGACC GAAGTTGAAATGTTTCTTGATGTACAGAAAAAATGTGACCTGTTGGAGATATTGAAATCAGAACACTTTGAGCTCCGCCTTGCTTATCTTGTGGACATATTTGAAATCTTCAACCAGCTGAACTTGAGACTCCAAGGAAAGGATTCAAACTTGCTCAGCCACTGTGACTCAATACATGCATTTTTGGCCAAATTGGAGCTGtataagaagagagtgagtgtaggAAAATTTATGATGTTTCCATCATTGAATGAAGTTCTTGCTGATGGTCAGCTTTCAAGTACCTTGTCCAAGGAAATCATGGACCACTTGTCTCAGCTAGATGATGAATTTCGCCGTTACTTTCCTGACTTGAGCCCTCAGCATGCAGGATTAGCAAAAAATCCTTTCTTATGTCAGGTTGATGATGTGTTAGAAGACGCACAAGAAGAGTTCATTGAGCTTCTCCATGATTCAACAGCCAAGAATGTGTTCCAGTCAAACTCCTTGTCTAGCTTCTGGTGTTCAATGAtggaatcatatccaaaaataagTGATCTGGCAGTTCGAGTTCTTTTGCCTTTTGCTTCAACCTACCTGTGCGAAAGtgggttttcttcattacttgcaataaaaacaaaatcaaggaacAAGCTGTCTGTGGAAGATGACTTGAGGTGTGCACTGGCTGCCACTGAGCCAAGGATTCATGAGCTGGTTGctcaaaacaaccacaaaagtcccattgagaaatataaa GGCCTCTGTGCATCCTAG